A genomic window from Papaver somniferum cultivar HN1 unplaced genomic scaffold, ASM357369v1 unplaced-scaffold_15, whole genome shotgun sequence includes:
- the LOC113335550 gene encoding protein DETOXIFICATION 33-like produces MPLAWMSFGVLVIHVPLSWFCVTRWGLVGAAVSLNFSWFLVVILQYAYIVSGSCEDSWSGFSWLAFTELPDFLWLSLSSAVMLCLEYWSFMILIVFAGLLKNAEVKVDAASICMNVEGWIFMVPLGYIAAVSVRVSNELGAGNAAAAKFSVWVTASISLVTQTAFAILIWTTRNDFSKLFTDDKIVMKEVWPLELVGKLR; encoded by the exons ATGCCATTAGCTTGGATGTCATTTGGAGTTTTAGTCATTCATGTACCATTAAGTTGGTTTTGTGTTACGAGATGGGGTTTAGTTGGAGCAGCAGTTTCTTTGAATTTTTCATGGTTCTTGGTTGTCATTCTGCAATATGCTTATATTGTCTCTGGAAGTTGCGAGGATTCTTGGAGTGGTTTTTCATGGTTGGCTTTTACTGAATTGCCTGATTTTCTTTGGTTATCTCTGTCTTCAGCAGTCATGCTCTG CTTGGAGTATTGGTCATTTATGATTCTAATTGTGTTTGCTGGATTACTAAAAAATGCTGAAGTTAAAGTTGATGCTGCTTCTATCTG TATGAATGTCGAAGGATGGATATTTATGGTACCACTTGGTTATATTGCTGCTGTCAG CGTTAGAGTCTCGAATGAACTGGGAGCAGGAAATGCAGCAGCTGCGAAATTCTCTGTTTGGGTTACAGCCTCAATTTCTCTAGTCACCCAGACTGCTTTCGCTATCCTAATTTGGACAACGAGAAATGATTTCTCAAAACTCTTTACAGATGACAAGATTGTTATGAAAGAA GTATGGCCATTGGAGTTGGTTGGCAAGCTCAGATAG